The following proteins are encoded in a genomic region of Triticum dicoccoides isolate Atlit2015 ecotype Zavitan chromosome 1B, WEW_v2.0, whole genome shotgun sequence:
- the LOC119350264 gene encoding uncharacterized protein LOC119350264 yields MNPQAPGPRLPTPSRLHDTGAEHASTRWCTRVAVAFPRAAASAQSPAHRHSPAATARATSPPIQTPPPPTALLRVRLQPHPVSMVLDEVESAGTHSQDYLPHSGSPGRSTAAGGGGRRGANDSWARELLRRGWDLTRTAAMAGAAATAAPVVAPPLIVLSAAGVALSVPFAAYLASLAAANHLTGALLRSCQPPPQPCPQEYDNLEQEFLDASEEYGQEAPAFGHLDTETEQDIVKEEDGSDTSLPLSRDPDVLADDEVEGEFSAPSKPLFQEDDTLVQKKGEDEFSVLNSDQQSLQSNNLKEKEDGVYSENNEEDDKTMEENKCAEETMSQGFYFPELGVPASGGEDDNVVREKGEDGFSVQNSGQQAFQFQSKNFGEIEEEDRQTMEENKPTKETVSQEAPAFGYLDTDETEQAIIKEDKESDTSPLLPRDTGVSESSAPVFADDEVEEEVQGEFSAQESGHDSYISNRGNDTEERTPLEGRESTQKETLPRGFGVSASAKPLFPEEDNVVQEKGNDEEAVQVSGEQSFQSKNWNETEDVMYSKEKGDGKTMEENKSMKETVSQGLCFPESRVPTSGEDDDNVVHEKGEGKVAAQDSGQQSFQPKNLNEKVEEDGKTTEENKSTKETLFYESAVPASGDEDNVVQERREGEFSIHNSGQLPFQANICNEKEEDIRTTEESKSTEVTHSEGSYFPESSVPASADEDKKGEEEFSVHNLGQHSLLSGIGDKKEHGIAMEKKMSTEDMPPRDTVGSESPAPVFHGEDNVVQSKEGFEVAVEGVLEEANTNTDLVTAEVVDSQVEIIVIAAPESEVLPPSTDLVMAEVVDVQVEISATAAPDSEVLSPSNLVAPELHPDIVTGDVNDVYVGIGAALEPESEVLHESNLAACASTADLGIGEISDVQVNIVAAAKPEDEVLPLGNLTECESLVVVETAHVGDIVGIAATRDDVRDFGGLDKQGTECCFVPVASMHDTEDVISSGSTPYFSTIGEEIVDLSDQSSDVGYTVRNEAFRSRVVAESEARYTEEQLREQLDTIRTITGYSDVPSSTLEGELAGLYIFVGVEPPAGSGDTSDRLMALSAELRFLKSIIGVD; encoded by the exons ATGAATCCGCAAGCGCCTGGGCCTCGTCTCCCTACTCCGTCTCGGTTGCATGACACAGGAGCTGAGCACGCGTCGACACGTTGGTGCACACGCGTCGCGGTCGCCTTTCCACGCGCAGCGGCCTCAGCCCAAAGCCCCGCCCATCGTCACTCACCAGCAGCCACCGCCCGGGCCACCTCACCGCCCATCCAAACCCCGCCGCCTCCCACAGCACTGCTCCGAGTCCGACTTCAGCCTCATCCCGTGAGCATGGTCCTCGACGAGGTCGAATCCGCCGGCACCCACAGCCAGGACTACCTCCCCCACTCTGGCAGCCCCGGCCGGTCTACAGCagctggcggcggcggccgccgcggcgCTAACGACAGCTGGGCCCGCGAGCTGCTCCGGCGCGGATGGGACCTGACACGGACGGCCGCCATGGCCGGCGCCGCGGCGACGGCCGCGCCGGTCGTGGCCCCGCCGCTGATCGTCCTTTCCGCCGCCGGCGTCGCCCTGTCCGTCCCCTTCGCCGCCTACCTCGCCAGCCTCGCCGCCGCTAACCACCTCACGGGCGCGCTCCTCCGTTCCTGTCAACCGCCGCCGCAGCCATGCCCCCAAGAATACGACAACCTGGAGCAAGAATTCCTCGACGCGTCGGAAGAGTACGGCCAAGAGGCTCCCGCGTTCGGCCATCTGGATACCGAAACAGAGCAGGACATCGTCAAAGAGGAGGACGGGAGCGACACTTCGCTGCCCCTGTCACGGGATCCCGACGTGCTTGCCGACGACGAGGTTGAAGGTGAATTTTCTGCACCATCAAAGCCACTGTTTCAGGAAGATGATACTCTGGTTCAGAAAAAAGGAGAAGATGAATTTTCTGTGCTGAATTCAGACCAACAGTCATTGCAATCAAACAATTTGAAGGAAAAAGAGGATGGCGTGTATTCTGAAAACAATGAAGAGGATGACAAAACTATGGAGGAAAACAAGTGTGCAGAGGAGACGATGTCGCAGGGCTTCTATTTTCCTGAATTGGGTGTGCCAGCGTCCGGTGGTGAGGACGACAATGTGGTCCGGGAAAAGGGAGAAGATGGGTTTTCTGTACAGAATTCAGGCCAGCAAGCATTTCAATTTCAGTCAAAGAATTTTGGTGAAATTGAAGAAGAGGATAGGCAAACTATGGAGGAAAATAAGCCTACCAAGGAGACAGTGTCACAAGAGGCTCCGGCGTTCGGCTATTTGGATACTGATGAAACAGAGCAGGCGATCATCAAAGAAGATAAGGAGAGCGACACTTCGCCGCTGCTGCCACGGGATACTGGTGTTTCCGAATCATCAGCGCCTGTGTTTGCGGAcgacgaggtggaggaggaggtgcaAGGTGAATTTTCTGCCCAAGAATCTGGCCATGATTCATACATTTCAAACCGTGGCAACGATACAGAGGAGCGCACACCATTGGAAGGAAGGGAGTCTACTCAAAAGGAGACACTACCGAGGGGCTTTGGTGTTTCTGCATCAGCAAAGCCACTGTTTCCAGAAGAGGATAATGTGGTTCAGGAAAAGGGAAACGACGAAGAAGCTGTACAAGTATCAGGCGAGCAATCATTTCAATCAAAGAATTGGAATGAAACAGAGGATGTCATGTATTCTAAAGAAAAAGGTGATGGCAAAACCATGGAGGAAAACAAGTCTATGAAGGAGACGGTGTCACAAGGCCTCTGTTTTCCAGAATCGCGTGTGCCAACATCAGGCGAAGACGATGACAATGTGGTCCACGAAAAGGGAGAAGGTAAAGTTGCTGCACAGGATTCAGGCCAACAATCATTCCAGCCAAAGAATTTGAATGAAAAAGTAGAAGAGGATGGCAAAACTACAGAGGAGAACAAGTCTACCAAGGAGACGCTGTTCTATGAATCGGCTGTGCCGGCGTCAGGTGATGAAGACAATGTGGTTCAGGAAAGGAGAGAAGGTGAATTTTCTATACATAATTCAGGCCAACTACCATTTCAAGCAAATATTTGCAATGAAAAAGAAGAGGATATCAGAACTACAGAGGAAAGCAAGTCTACCGAGGTGACGCATTCGGAAGGCTCCTATTTTCCCGAATCGAGTGTGCCAGCATCAGCtgatgaagacaaaaagggagaagaggaATTCTCCGTACACAATTTAGGCCAGCATTCGCTTTTATCAGGCATCGGAGATAAAAAAGAGCATGGCATAGCAATGGAGAAAAAGATGTCTACCGAGGACATGCCACCACGAGACACTGTTGGCTCTGAGTCACCAGCTCCAGTGTTCCATGGTGAAGACAATGTGGTTCAGAGCAAGGAAGGATTTGAAGTTGCAGTGGAGGGAGTGTTGGAAGAAGCTAATACTAATACCGATCTTGTTACGGCCGAAGTGGTTGATTCTCAAGTGGAAATTATTGTAATTGCCGCACCTGAGAGCGAGGTGCTGCCACCGAGTACTGATCTTGTAATGGCCGAAGTGGTTGATGTGCAAGTGGAGATTAGTGCAACTGCAGCACCAGATAGTGAGGTCCTGTCACCGAGTAACCTTGTGGCTCCTGAGTTGCATCCGGATATTGTTACAGGGGACGTTAATGATGTGTATGTTGGCATTGGTGCTGCTCTGGAACCTGAGAGTGAGGTGCTGCATGAGAGTAACCTTGCGGCTTGTGCTTCAACGGCAGATCTTGGTATTGGGGAAATTTCTGATGTGCAAGTCAACATTGTTGCTGCTGCGAAGCCTGAAGATGAGGTGCTGCCACTGGGTAACCTCACAGAATGTGAGTCACTGGTGGTTGTGGAAACTGCACATGTTGGTGACATTGTAGGAATTGCTGCAACGAGAGACGATGTAAGGGATTTCGGTGGTCTAGACAAACAAGGCACGGAATGCTGTTTTGTCCCAGTGGCGTCTATGCATGATACTGAAGATGTAATATCCAGTGGGAGCACACCGTATTTCTCCACCATTGGTGAAGAAATCGTTGACCTGTCCGATCAGTCAAGTGATGTGGGTTACACAGTGAGGAATGAAGCATTTAGGAGCAGAGTTGTTGCTGAGAGCGAG GCTCGCTACACCGAAGAACAGTTGAGGGAACAGCTCGACACGATAAGAACAATAACCGGGTACAGTGATGTGCCTTCTTCGACACTGGAGGGCGAACTGGCAGGACTTTACATATTCGTGGGGGTGGAGCCCCCCGCCGGCTCAGGCGATACCTCTGACCGCCTGATGGCGCTCAGTGCGGAACTACGGTTCTTGAAATCGATCATCGGAGTGGACTGA
- the LOC119303241 gene encoding xaa-Pro dipeptidase-like yields MSESFSLAPPGVSIAEVHAGNRERLVAALRNHLSAAGRPLRGGIVLLQGGEEQTRYCTDHVPLFRQESYFAYLFGVREPGFYGAVDIASGQSILFAPRQQPDNAIWVGEEKLPYFKDMYEVDSVFYVDELSHVLRRQFSEHGHGEPLLFLLYGMNTDSGNYSRPASFEGIYKFDTDLSTLHPILTECRVTKSDMELALIQHANDVSSEAHIKVMRRIKPGMTENQLESIFCCHASMYEGCRHCAYTCICATGQNTSILHYGQNDGTVNDGDMALMDMGAEYNFYGSDITCSYPTNGKFTRSQAVVYNAVLKAHDDVISHMRPGVKWIDMHKLAERRILESLKEEDVIHGDIGDMMERRLGAVFMPHGLGHLLGIDAHDPGGYPEGLERPDEPGLRSLRTTRELKQGMVITVEPGCYFIDALLRRARDDPICSEFFNSNVYVTAQGCKNLTNCPREICEIEAVMAGAPWHSRDSCSSATTIENGLPKA; encoded by the coding sequence ATGAGCGAGTCCTTCTCCCTTGCTCCACCCGGGGTGTCCATTGCGGAGGTGCACGCCGGCAACCGCGAGCGCCTCGTGGCCGCGCTCCGCAACCACCTCTCCGCCGCCGGCCGCCCTCTCCGCGGCGGCATCGTCCTTCTCCAGGGCGGCGAGGAGCAGACCCGTTACTGCACCGACCACGTCCCGCTCTTCAGGCAGGAGAGCTACTTCGCGTATCTGTTCGGGGTGCGAGAGCCGGGGTTCTACGGCGCGGTCGACATTGCTTCCGGACAGTCCATCTTGTTCGCTCCAAGGCAGCAACCTGACAACGCTATTTGGGTGGGTGAAGAAAAATTGCCTTACTTCAAGGACATGTACGAGGTCGATTCTGTCTTCTATGTTGACGAGCTTTCACACGTTCTCCGACGTCAGTTCAGCGAGCATGGCCATGGAGAGCCGCTTCTCTTCCTCTTGTACGGAATGAACACCGACAGCGGGAACTACTCAAGGCCTGCCAGTTTCGAGGGGATATACAAGTTCGACACCGATTTAAGCACGCTCCATCCCATCTTGACTGAATGCCGTGTCACAAAATCTGACATGGAGCTTGCGCTCATTCAGCATGCTAACGATGTCAGCTCAGAAGCACACATCAAGGTCATGAGGCGGATCAAGCCAGGCATGACGGAAAATCAGTTGGAGAGCATCTTCTGCTGCCATGCATCCATGTACGAAGGCTGCCGACATTGCGCCTACACATGCATATGCGCCACTGGACAGAACACTTCCATTCTCCATTATGGACAGAATGACGGGACGGTGAACGACGGCGACATGGCTCTGATGGACATGGGAGCCGAATACAACTTCTACGGCTCCGACATCACATGCTCATACCCTACAAACGGAAAATTCACAAGAAGCCAGGCAGTTGTGTACAATGCCGTCCTCAAGGCTCATGATGATGTGATATCGCATATGCGGCCTGGAGTGAAATGGATCGACATGCACAAGCTGGCAGAGCGGAGGATACTCGAGTCTCTAAAGGAAGAAGATGTCATCCATGGTGACATTGGTGACATGATGGAGAGAAGGTTGGGTGCTGTCTTCATGCCTCATGGCCTCGGGCACCTGCTTGGGATCGACGCCCATGATCCCGGAGGCTACCCTGAGGGTTTAGAGAGGCCGGATGAGCCGGGATTGAGATCCTTGCGGACCACAAGAGAACTTAAACAAGGCATGGTTATCACGGTCGAGCCGGGATGTTATTTCATTGACGCTTTGCTGAGGCGTGCCAGGGATGACCCAATTTGCTCAGAGTTCTTCAATAGTAATGTGTATGTGACGGCGCAAGGATGCAAGAACCTCACGAACTGCCCCCGAGAGATCTGCGAAATCGAAGCGGTAATGGCTGGCGCGCCATGGCATTCACGTGATTCCTGTTCCAGTGCGACAACAATAGAGAATGGCCTTCCCAAAGCCTAA
- the LOC119325861 gene encoding UDP-glycosyltransferase 91C1-like, which yields MDAGLSTTVPLRIVICPWLAFGHLLPYLELAERLASRGHRVTFVSTPRNLARLPPPASPCNVDLVALPLPRVDGLPEGAESTNDVPDEKRELHWKAFDGLAAPFADFLAAACADAGRRPHWIIADCFHHWAAAAALEHKVPCAVLLPTAAMLAAAPRQQPLESEPVEAAAASVLGQAAAAVRLAVPRYERDDVAPAYADDCASGMSIAQRWFLAKERCTVLAIRSCVEWEPETFPLVETLLGKPVVPLGLLPPSVDGGRRRAAGSSEDHATLRWLEEQPPDSVVYIALGSEVPLSVEQVHELALGLELAGTRFLWALRKPAGAVLDNDHTLPPGFQDRTRGQGLVTMGWVPQISILAHAAVGAFLTHCGRNSLIEGLLFGHPLVMLPIFGDQGPNARQMDAKKVGLQVARDDDDGSFDRHGVAAAVRTVMLDGEARRGFVASALKMQAIVADKERHERYIDEFVQQLRSYLPTDDLTTTTPSSSS from the coding sequence ATGGACGCCGGGCTGTCAACTACCGTGCCTCTTCGTATCGTGATCTGCCCGTGGCTCGCGTTCGGCCACCTGCTCCCGTACCTGGAGCTCGCGGAGCGCCTGGCGTCGCGCGGCCACCGCGTGActttcgtctccacgccgcgcaacCTCGCTCGGCTCCCGCCGCCCGCGTCGCCGTGCAACGTTGACCTCGTCGCGCTGCCGCTTCCGCGCGTCGACGGCCTCCCCGAAGGCGCCGAGTCCACCAACGACGTCCCCGACGAGAAGCGGGAGCTCCACTGGAAGGCCTTCGACGGCCTCGCCGCGCCCTTCGCGGACTTCCTTGCCGCCGCGTGCGCGGACGCCGGCAGGAGGCCTCACTGGATCATCGCCGACTGCTTCCACCactgggccgccgccgccgccctcgagcaCAAGGTGCCATGCGCGGTGCTTCTGCCGACGGCCGCTATGCTCGCTGCCGCGCCCCGCCAGCAACCGCTGGAATCGGAGCCCGTGGAGGCCGCCGCTGCCTCTGTGCTTGGACAGGCCGCCGCGGCcgtgcgcctcgccgtgccccgttacGAGCGGGACgacgtggcaccggcttacgccgaCGACTGCGCGTCGGGTATGTCCATCGCCCAGCGCTGGTTCTTGGCGAAAGAGAGGTGCACGGTCTTGGCCATCCGGAGCTGCGTGGAGTGGGAGCCGGAGACCTTCCCGCTGGTGGAGACACTCCTCGGCAAGCCGGTCGTGCCCCTGGGCCTCCTGCCGCCGTCGGTCGACGGAGGCAGGCGCCGCGCGGCCGGGTCATCGGAGGACCACGCCACCCTGCGCTGGCTAGAAGAGCAGCCGCCCGACTCCGTCGTGTACATCGCGCTGGGGAGCGAGGTGCCGCTGAGCGTTGAACAGGTGCACGAGCTGGCCCTGGGGCTGGAGCTCGCCGGGACACGCTTCCTCTGGGCTCTGCGCAAGCCCGCCGGCGCCGTCCTCGACAACGACCACACCCTTCCCCCCGGTTTCCAGGACCGCACCCGCGGCCAAGGGCTGGTGACCATGGGATGGGTGCCCCAGATCAGCATCCTGGCGCACGCCGCCGTGGGCGCGTTCCTGACGCACTGCGGCCGGAACTCGCTCATCGAAGGGCTTCTGTTCGGGCACCCTCTCGTCATGCTGCCCATCTTCGGGGACCAGGGCCCGAATGCCCGTCAAATGGACGCCAAGAAGGTAGGGTTGCAGGTGGCCAGGGATGACGATGACGGGTCGTTCGACCGCCATGGCGTTGCGGCTGCCGTCCGGACCGTCATGCTGGACGGAGAAGCCAGGAGGGGATTTGTGGCGAGTGCCCTCAAGATGCAGGCGATCGTAGCCGACAAGGAACGCCACGAGAGATATATCGACGAATTTGTTCAACAGCTCAGATCGTATCTGCCAACTGACGATCTCACTACTACCACCCCCAGCTCCTCCAGCTGA